One segment of Stomatobaculum sp. F0698 DNA contains the following:
- the nrdG gene encoding anaerobic ribonucleoside-triphosphate reductase activating protein, translating to MNYGQVFYADTANGIGARISLFVSGCTHHCPGCFNEETWDFNFGDPFTREVEDDIIEHLRPSYIDGLSLLGGEPMEAQNQRVLLPFLERVKQEVPHATVWIYSGYTFEELLDTENRRCHTEATRRILELADILVDGKFILAEKDVKLRFRGSRNQRILELKESLKENRPVHSRYENPIKHHY from the coding sequence ATGAATTACGGACAGGTGTTTTATGCGGATACGGCAAATGGCATAGGCGCGCGCATCTCGCTCTTTGTGAGCGGGTGCACGCACCACTGTCCGGGTTGTTTTAACGAGGAGACCTGGGATTTTAACTTCGGCGATCCCTTCACGCGAGAGGTCGAGGACGATATCATAGAGCATCTTCGCCCCTCCTACATCGACGGGCTCTCGCTGCTCGGCGGCGAGCCCATGGAGGCGCAGAACCAGCGCGTCCTCCTGCCGTTTCTGGAGCGGGTCAAGCAAGAAGTGCCGCATGCGACCGTTTGGATCTACTCGGGCTATACCTTCGAGGAACTTCTGGACACGGAGAATCGCCGCTGTCACACCGAGGCGACCAGGCGCATTCTGGAACTCGCGGACATCCTGGTGGACGGCAAGTTCATACTCGCGGAAAAGGATGTGAAACTCCGCTTCCGCGGGAGCAGAAACCAGCGCATTCTGGAACTGAAGGAGAGTCTCAAGGAAAACCGTCCGGTGCACTCGCGCTACGAGAATCCGATCAAACACCATTATTAA
- a CDS encoding methylenetetrahydrofolate reductase produces the protein MKISQLLKEKPVTLSLEVFPPKTSEKYEATAANAKKIAALHPDFMSVTYGAGGGTGDFTAEIAAEIQNGYGVPTLAHLTCVSSSREHVTKMLSLYKEKGIENVLALRGDLPQDGTRSEDYRYAVQLIRDIKERDGDFFCLGGACYPEGHVECEHKEDDIQFLKEKVDAGLDFLTTQLFFDNNIFYNFLYRAREKGISVPIIAGIMPITRAEQLKRSVAMSGTAVPQRFRAIVDRFGERQGAMEQAGVIYAAEQIVDLIANGVTHIHVYTMNRPQIAERILNQLSEIVD, from the coding sequence ATGAAAATCAGTCAGTTATTGAAAGAAAAACCGGTTACACTCTCACTCGAAGTATTTCCGCCGAAGACCTCCGAGAAATACGAGGCGACTGCGGCGAATGCAAAGAAGATTGCGGCATTGCATCCGGACTTCATGTCCGTGACTTACGGCGCGGGCGGCGGCACGGGAGACTTTACGGCGGAGATTGCGGCGGAGATTCAGAACGGCTACGGCGTTCCGACCCTTGCGCACCTGACCTGCGTCTCCTCCTCGCGGGAGCATGTGACCAAAATGCTTTCTCTTTACAAGGAGAAGGGCATCGAGAACGTCCTTGCGCTCCGCGGCGACTTACCGCAGGACGGCACGCGCTCGGAAGACTACCGCTATGCGGTACAGTTGATTCGCGATATCAAAGAGAGGGACGGCGATTTCTTCTGCCTCGGCGGTGCCTGCTATCCGGAGGGACATGTGGAGTGCGAGCACAAAGAGGACGATATTCAGTTCTTAAAGGAGAAGGTGGATGCGGGTCTCGACTTCCTGACCACCCAGCTTTTCTTTGACAACAATATTTTTTATAACTTCCTCTACCGCGCGAGGGAGAAGGGCATCTCGGTTCCGATCATCGCGGGCATCATGCCGATCACCCGGGCAGAGCAGTTAAAGCGCTCGGTCGCAATGTCCGGCACGGCGGTGCCGCAGCGCTTCCGCGCGATTGTGGACCGTTTCGGCGAGCGACAGGGTGCGATGGAGCAGGCAGGTGTGATCTACGCGGCCGAGCAGATTGTGGACCTTATCGCAAACGGCGTGACCCACATCCATGTATACACGATGAACCGCCCGCAGATTGCGGAGCGCATCCTAAACCAGCTCTCGGAGATTGTCGACTGA